A stretch of Microbulbifer bruguierae DNA encodes these proteins:
- a CDS encoding glycoside hydrolase family 3 protein, whose amino-acid sequence MKKRILLGVISGLIAGGGLAGCTEQDGDNSNDNQVIAEPPQPSADVSAHWPQLRSGIAKDPAVESHIDTLLSQMSIEEKVGQMVQVEIRTATPDDVKKYHIGSILNGGGAFPNNDKHASVADWVALADAYYQAAMDTSDGGIAIPVIWGTDAVHGHNNVIGATLFPHNIALGAAHNPELMRKIGAATAAEVSATGIDWVFAPTLAVVRDDRWGRTYESYSEDPELVRAYAGKMVQGMQGAPGSEDLLKGKHVVGTAKHFLADGGTLNGIDRGDAIVSEEELVRLHAQGYFTAIESGVQTVMASFSSWNGEKMHGHKYLLTDVLKNRLGFDGFIVGDWAGHQFVNGCSSVSCPQSINAGLDMFMAPDPSWKELYKNTLAEAKSGVISAERLDDAVRRILRVKIRSGLFDAGAPSTRPYAADESLIGAPEHRAVARQAVRESLVMLKNNGNLLPLARDQRVLVAGDGADNIGKQAGGWSITWQGTGNQNSDFPGATSVYGGIAEVVEAAGGSVELSVDGSFDQKPDVAIVVFGEDPYAEMQGDVSNLDYKGDADLALMQRLRAQGIPVVSLFITGRALWVNPEINASDAFVTIWQPGTEGGGVADVIFRNADGEVNHDFKGSLTFSWPNDAQPTPRNRGQNDALAQFPFGYGLNYTSSVQVAALSQHSGLQLNSGDETLAVFNGRALDPWSFQVTDAGNNHSVISSSVADLQGIRVQSVDRKVQEDSRRLQWSGEGNAMAGFFANRRTDLSSYLGKQGALVFDVKVDGAPSDAVSLGINCGMDCGAEQSITGLLQDAIPGEWKTVAVDLQCLANAGAKMDMVLSPFYVRTAGALDMTIHDIHIASQTDADIHCG is encoded by the coding sequence ATGAAAAAGCGAATTTTGCTGGGCGTCATCTCCGGTTTGATTGCAGGCGGGGGACTCGCCGGCTGCACTGAACAGGACGGTGATAACAGCAATGATAACCAGGTGATTGCTGAACCACCGCAACCATCGGCGGATGTCAGTGCGCACTGGCCGCAGTTACGCAGTGGCATTGCCAAAGATCCGGCGGTGGAATCCCATATCGATACGTTGCTCAGCCAGATGAGCATCGAGGAAAAAGTCGGTCAGATGGTCCAGGTGGAAATCCGCACGGCCACCCCGGACGATGTAAAAAAGTACCACATCGGCTCCATCCTCAATGGTGGCGGCGCCTTCCCAAATAACGACAAGCACGCGAGTGTGGCGGATTGGGTTGCGCTGGCCGACGCCTATTACCAGGCCGCCATGGACACCAGTGACGGCGGTATTGCGATCCCGGTAATTTGGGGTACCGATGCGGTGCACGGCCACAACAATGTGATCGGTGCGACCCTGTTCCCCCACAACATCGCTCTCGGCGCGGCCCACAATCCTGAGCTGATGCGCAAAATCGGCGCGGCCACCGCGGCAGAGGTTTCCGCCACCGGCATCGATTGGGTGTTCGCCCCCACCCTCGCGGTGGTGCGTGACGACCGCTGGGGCCGTACCTACGAATCCTATTCCGAAGATCCCGAACTGGTCCGCGCCTACGCCGGCAAAATGGTGCAGGGAATGCAGGGTGCCCCCGGCAGTGAAGACCTGCTGAAGGGTAAACACGTGGTGGGCACCGCCAAACATTTCCTCGCCGATGGTGGCACCCTGAACGGCATCGACCGCGGTGATGCAATTGTCAGTGAGGAGGAACTGGTGCGTCTGCATGCCCAGGGTTACTTCACGGCAATCGAGTCCGGTGTGCAGACGGTGATGGCCTCCTTCAGCAGCTGGAATGGCGAGAAGATGCACGGCCACAAATATCTGCTGACCGACGTGCTGAAAAACCGCCTCGGTTTTGATGGTTTTATCGTTGGCGACTGGGCAGGGCATCAGTTCGTCAACGGCTGCAGTAGTGTGAGCTGTCCGCAATCCATCAATGCCGGTCTCGACATGTTCATGGCGCCGGACCCGAGCTGGAAAGAACTGTACAAAAATACCCTGGCGGAGGCCAAAAGCGGTGTGATCTCCGCGGAGCGACTCGATGATGCGGTGCGCCGTATCCTGCGGGTGAAAATCCGCTCGGGTCTGTTTGACGCGGGTGCACCGTCCACGCGCCCCTACGCCGCGGATGAATCCCTGATCGGCGCCCCGGAACATCGCGCGGTCGCCCGTCAGGCAGTGCGTGAATCCCTGGTGATGTTGAAAAACAACGGCAACCTGTTGCCGCTGGCCCGCGACCAGCGTGTGCTGGTAGCTGGCGATGGTGCCGACAATATCGGCAAGCAGGCCGGTGGCTGGAGTATTACCTGGCAGGGTACCGGCAATCAGAACAGCGACTTCCCCGGTGCCACTTCTGTTTACGGTGGCATCGCCGAGGTGGTGGAAGCTGCTGGCGGCTCGGTCGAGCTCTCCGTGGACGGCAGCTTTGACCAGAAACCGGATGTGGCCATCGTGGTCTTTGGTGAAGATCCCTACGCGGAAATGCAGGGCGATGTGTCCAATCTCGACTACAAGGGCGATGCGGATCTCGCGCTGATGCAGCGCTTGCGCGCCCAGGGCATTCCAGTGGTATCGCTGTTTATCACCGGTCGTGCGCTGTGGGTGAATCCGGAAATCAATGCGTCCGATGCCTTTGTCACCATCTGGCAGCCGGGTACCGAAGGCGGCGGTGTGGCCGATGTGATCTTCCGCAATGCCGATGGCGAAGTGAACCACGACTTCAAAGGTTCACTCACTTTTTCCTGGCCCAACGATGCGCAGCCCACCCCGCGCAATCGCGGGCAAAATGACGCGCTGGCCCAGTTTCCGTTCGGCTATGGACTGAACTACACCAGCAGCGTGCAGGTGGCGGCACTTTCGCAGCACAGTGGCCTGCAACTGAACAGCGGCGACGAAACACTGGCGGTATTTAATGGCCGCGCTCTGGATCCCTGGAGTTTTCAGGTCACCGATGCGGGCAACAATCACTCGGTGATCTCCAGCAGCGTCGCCGATCTGCAGGGCATCCGCGTGCAGTCCGTGGATCGCAAGGTTCAGGAAGACAGCCGCCGGTTACAGTGGAGCGGAGAGGGCAATGCGATGGCCGGCTTCTTTGCCAATCGCCGCACCGACCTGTCCAGCTATCTCGGCAAGCAGGGCGCGCTGGTTTTTGATGTGAAAGTGGATGGCGCTCCGAGTGATGCGGTTTCGCTGGGTATCAACTGCGGCATGGATTGTGGCGCGGAGCAGTCCATTACCGGATTGTTGCAAGACGCAATCCCCGGCGAGTGGAAAACCGTGGCGGTAGATTTGCAGTGCCTGGCAAATGCCGGGGCAAAAATGGATATGGTGCTGTCACCTTTCTATGTGCGCACCGCAGGTGCACTGGATATGACCATTCACGATATCCACATTGCGTCGCAGACGGATGCAGATATTCACTGCGGTTAA
- a CDS encoding glycoside hydrolase family 16 protein — translation MGTFQIRNTLAASVAAAAISTTGCGGGDNNGQVKLPVDPPVGERPERCLEDPLNSGYCLVWADEFSGDAIDPEKWNHEKNCTGGGNNEAQCYVDDEKNSWVANDLLTIKAIREDASGPNRVDDDPNYDPDDTSGNGSYTSARLRSKGLGDWKYGRFEMRAKLPQGQGSWPAFWMLPSEWAYGSWPLSGEIDILEAVNLKVGGEDQIHGTLHYGDIWPGNVYTGEAYRIPGDLNPADDFHTYAVEWEEGEIRWYVDGDHYATQTRDGWFTTAALENPNAPFDQSFHLILNLAVGGDWPANVNDTGIDESAFPQEYQIDYVRVYQCTEDFDTGRGCASSDGEFVHNPGAEPPKTPDQAGDELVIFDGEIHPPYQWYTYTTDGEVDMEIVASSPEGVYGAGDCFCGDVAEISWNTNEGIGFFQSTSSYDLSDYTYIEFDLRVLQEPVYADSPTLTFRADCVYPCSSGDYPLDMPPKNNWRHIQIPILELEQAGLNSKRINTPFVLSPEWGRQLGAVVQVDNVKLIR, via the coding sequence ATGGGTACCTTTCAAATTCGCAACACACTGGCGGCATCGGTTGCCGCCGCGGCCATTTCGACGACAGGCTGTGGTGGTGGCGACAACAATGGGCAGGTCAAGCTACCGGTGGATCCACCGGTCGGTGAGCGCCCCGAGCGCTGTCTCGAAGATCCGCTCAACTCCGGTTATTGCCTGGTATGGGCGGACGAATTTTCTGGGGACGCCATCGATCCGGAAAAGTGGAACCACGAAAAGAACTGCACCGGCGGCGGCAACAACGAAGCTCAGTGCTATGTAGATGACGAGAAAAATTCCTGGGTGGCCAACGACCTGCTGACCATCAAGGCCATCCGCGAAGATGCCAGCGGCCCCAATCGGGTGGATGACGACCCGAATTACGACCCCGATGACACCTCCGGCAATGGCTCCTACACCTCCGCACGTCTGCGCAGCAAAGGACTTGGCGACTGGAAATACGGCCGTTTTGAAATGCGCGCGAAACTGCCCCAGGGACAGGGAAGCTGGCCGGCCTTCTGGATGTTGCCCAGTGAATGGGCTTATGGCAGTTGGCCGCTCTCCGGGGAAATTGACATTCTCGAAGCGGTAAACCTGAAAGTCGGTGGCGAAGACCAGATCCACGGCACTCTGCACTATGGGGATATCTGGCCGGGTAATGTGTACACCGGGGAGGCCTACCGGATCCCCGGTGACCTGAATCCCGCGGACGATTTCCACACCTATGCGGTGGAGTGGGAAGAGGGCGAAATTCGCTGGTATGTAGACGGCGATCACTACGCCACCCAAACCCGCGATGGCTGGTTCACCACCGCGGCGCTGGAAAATCCCAATGCGCCCTTTGACCAGAGTTTTCACCTGATCCTGAACCTCGCCGTGGGTGGCGACTGGCCCGCAAACGTCAACGATACCGGTATCGACGAAAGCGCCTTCCCGCAGGAATACCAGATCGATTACGTACGGGTCTATCAATGCACCGAGGACTTCGACACCGGCCGCGGCTGCGCCAGCAGCGATGGGGAATTCGTTCACAACCCCGGCGCGGAGCCACCGAAAACACCGGACCAGGCCGGGGATGAACTGGTCATCTTCGACGGTGAAATCCATCCGCCCTACCAGTGGTATACCTACACCACCGATGGCGAGGTGGATATGGAGATCGTGGCGTCATCTCCGGAAGGTGTGTACGGCGCGGGTGACTGCTTTTGTGGCGATGTGGCGGAGATTTCCTGGAACACCAACGAAGGTATCGGTTTTTTCCAGTCTACCTCCAGCTACGACCTGAGTGATTACACCTACATCGAATTCGATTTGAGAGTGCTGCAGGAGCCGGTCTACGCCGACTCCCCGACCCTCACCTTCCGCGCTGACTGTGTTTATCCGTGCAGTTCCGGTGACTACCCACTGGATATGCCGCCCAAAAATAACTGGCGACATATCCAGATCCCGATCCTGGAACTGGAGCAGGCCGGCCTCAACAGCAAGCGCATCAACACGCCATTTGTACTTTCACCGGAATGGGGGCGTCAGCTGGGCGCGGTGGTTCAGGTGGATAATGTGAAACTCATCCGATAA
- a CDS encoding tryptophan halogenase family protein → MNDEKRIRRVIVAGGGTAGWMAAAALAKLLGKNLDIKLVESEAIGTVGVGEATIPTLHLFHQLLGIDEREMMAYTNATFKLGIAFENWKDVGEQYIHSFGAAGKDCWACNFSHFWVKGRQLGIHHDIGDYTKEHLGAREGRFAVSPRAERTHAYHFDASLYAKYLRSLAEKHGAQRIEGKIEQVQLDHHNGHIKALKLDSGELLEGDLFIDCTGFRGLLIDQALHTGYDDWGHWLPCDRAVAVQTGKGENPVAYTRSIARESGWQWRIPLQFRTGNGLVFCSHYMNEQRAIDQLLENVEGEPLMQPRVIPFRTGTRRKHWNKNCVAIGLSSGFIEPLESTSIHLIQRSIVRLLTFFPSNGFVQADINEFNNLIREETENVRDFVVLHYKLTNREDSEFWRHCRSMDIPDSLAHRMEMFEQGGRVYQNGTELFGESSWLQVLLGQGLMPRSYHPIVDVMSDEELARFLSGIRSDVRATVDSWPNHLEFIHHYCRAKQA, encoded by the coding sequence GTGAATGACGAGAAAAGAATTCGCAGGGTCATCGTTGCCGGCGGCGGTACCGCCGGCTGGATGGCCGCTGCGGCACTGGCCAAGCTGCTGGGCAAAAACCTCGATATCAAACTGGTGGAGTCGGAAGCCATCGGTACCGTGGGCGTGGGCGAAGCGACCATTCCCACCCTGCACCTTTTCCACCAACTGCTCGGTATCGACGAGCGCGAGATGATGGCCTACACCAATGCCACCTTCAAACTGGGGATCGCTTTCGAAAACTGGAAGGACGTGGGCGAGCAATACATCCATTCCTTCGGCGCTGCCGGCAAGGATTGCTGGGCGTGTAATTTCAGCCATTTCTGGGTAAAGGGACGGCAGCTAGGTATTCACCACGATATTGGTGATTACACCAAAGAGCATCTGGGGGCGCGGGAAGGGCGCTTTGCAGTATCGCCGCGCGCCGAGCGCACCCACGCCTACCACTTTGATGCCAGTCTGTACGCGAAGTACCTGCGCAGCCTGGCGGAAAAACACGGTGCACAGCGTATCGAAGGGAAAATCGAGCAGGTACAGCTGGATCACCACAACGGGCATATCAAAGCGCTGAAGCTGGACAGCGGTGAGCTGCTGGAAGGCGACCTGTTTATTGACTGTACCGGTTTCCGCGGATTGCTGATCGACCAGGCGCTGCACACCGGTTACGACGACTGGGGCCACTGGCTGCCCTGCGATCGCGCGGTCGCGGTTCAGACCGGCAAGGGTGAAAACCCGGTGGCCTATACCCGCTCCATCGCGCGGGAATCTGGTTGGCAGTGGCGTATTCCCCTGCAGTTCCGCACCGGCAATGGACTGGTGTTCTGCAGTCACTATATGAATGAACAGCGGGCCATAGATCAACTGCTGGAAAATGTGGAAGGCGAGCCGCTGATGCAACCGCGGGTTATTCCCTTCCGCACCGGCACCCGCCGCAAGCACTGGAATAAAAACTGCGTGGCCATCGGATTGTCCAGTGGATTTATCGAGCCGCTGGAGTCCACCAGTATCCATCTGATTCAGCGCAGTATCGTCCGCCTGCTGACCTTTTTCCCGTCGAACGGTTTTGTGCAGGCGGATATCAATGAGTTCAACAATCTCATTCGCGAGGAAACGGAAAATGTACGCGACTTTGTGGTGCTGCATTACAAGCTGACCAACCGCGAGGATTCCGAGTTCTGGCGCCATTGCCGCAGTATGGACATTCCCGACAGCCTCGCCCACCGCATGGAAATGTTCGAACAGGGCGGGCGGGTTTACCAGAATGGCACCGAACTGTTTGGCGAGAGTTCCTGGCTGCAGGTTTTACTGGGGCAGGGGCTGATGCCGCGCAGCTACCACCCCATCGTGGACGTGATGAGCGACGAAGAACTGGCACGTTTCCTGTCGGGTATACGCAGCGATGTACGCGCAACCGTGGACAGCTGGCCAAATCATCTGGAATTTATTCACCATTATTGTCGGGCAAAACAGGCGTGA
- a CDS encoding cupin-like domain-containing protein, whose protein sequence is MSTLMEPGTPFIERVGLPEVQVLQGVTPENVLEAVAGVGHPLILRNYCAHFPAVAAGKQSPQAMAEYLLQHYSGNPIIGCYGGADAGGRVFYNEDMSGFNFDSRRVPLGALLDEILTSAHAPAMPMRYMPSSEVSYWFPRFSTDNDAGVGSVSPIGSLWLGNKVRVAAHYDFPDNLACNIAGIRRFTLLPPEQIANLYPGPLEFAPGGQEVSLVDFYNPDFERFPRFHAALEHAQVAELNAGDALYIPGMWWHHVESLGVLNVLYTHWWRDSEAYMGRPTNALLHAVLGLRNLPARQREAWKALFDYYIFDAEDDAAGHIPENARGVLQQPLGLEAAMQLRAKLLNDLKR, encoded by the coding sequence ATGTCCACCCTGATGGAGCCCGGAACACCCTTTATCGAACGCGTCGGTCTGCCTGAAGTGCAGGTGCTACAGGGCGTTACACCGGAAAATGTTCTGGAGGCAGTGGCCGGGGTTGGTCATCCGCTGATCCTGCGGAATTATTGCGCGCACTTTCCGGCGGTGGCCGCGGGCAAACAATCCCCGCAGGCCATGGCAGAATATCTGCTACAGCATTACAGCGGCAATCCGATTATCGGCTGTTACGGTGGTGCAGATGCGGGCGGTCGGGTGTTTTACAACGAGGACATGAGCGGGTTCAATTTTGACAGCCGCCGGGTGCCACTCGGGGCGCTGCTCGATGAAATCCTGACTTCCGCGCACGCGCCAGCAATGCCCATGCGCTACATGCCCTCGAGCGAGGTGTCCTACTGGTTTCCACGATTTTCCACGGATAACGATGCCGGTGTCGGCAGTGTATCTCCCATCGGCTCTCTGTGGCTGGGTAACAAAGTACGCGTGGCCGCCCATTACGATTTTCCAGACAATCTCGCGTGTAATATCGCGGGTATTCGCCGCTTTACCCTGTTACCTCCGGAACAGATCGCCAACCTCTACCCGGGTCCACTGGAGTTTGCTCCCGGCGGCCAGGAAGTGAGTCTTGTGGATTTCTACAACCCGGATTTTGAAAGGTTTCCGCGCTTTCACGCGGCCCTTGAACATGCGCAGGTGGCGGAGTTGAATGCGGGGGATGCCCTGTATATTCCCGGTATGTGGTGGCACCACGTGGAAAGCCTGGGCGTGTTGAACGTGCTTTACACCCACTGGTGGCGGGATTCCGAAGCTTATATGGGGCGGCCCACCAATGCATTGCTGCACGCAGTACTCGGTCTGCGCAACCTGCCGGCGCGTCAGCGCGAGGCGTGGAAGGCGCTGTTTGACTACTACATCTTTGATGCCGAAGACGACGCCGCTGGACATATTCCGGAAAATGCCCGGGGGGTTTTACAGCAACCACTGGGGCTGGAGGCTGCCATGCAGTTACGCGCAAAACTGCTGAACGATTTAAAGCGCTGA